The following proteins come from a genomic window of Pichia kudriavzevii chromosome 1, complete sequence:
- a CDS encoding uncharacterized protein (PKUD0A07920), with the protein MAGPIEIIRKNSVKIKRKLSKSDRHNTNSSLSSRGHKGGHHERGMISPVSSLDHSPSRMIHSVSFDLSPHDGDEFQTHYSPPQRRAIFNLGNQSSPSLHAQHMDHSLRNSLDHSGDVIQVKRRNLPSSGRKSEHRKTFDFAAYQHSKDNFKRVFSDSSLYSMNSKTRPTSLIVDDKLLDLSMNNESLHSNALALISQNQNTNSLNQNLTTNSTSNRSDSKVTKSKHSTTSPLDNHGIIIGSSNNEILATHSTANFLFAFFFHLFNIFFGICIYLPLYIIFKLGFVSVLALSVSLYIWYSNTTITINTQPSPTFN; encoded by the coding sequence ATGGCAGGCCCAATAGAAATCATCAGGAAAAACAGCGTCAAGATAAAGCGGAAACTCTCCAAATCTGATAGGCATAATACCAATAGTTCACTTTCCTCTAGGGGACACAAGGGTGGCCATCACGAACGTGGTATGATTTCTCCAGTATCGTCTCTTGACCATTCTCCCTCAAGGATGATTCATTCGGTGTCCTTTGATCTGTCTCCCCATGATGGAGACGAATTCCAAACACATTATTCTCCGCCTCAAAGAAGGGCAATTTTCAATCTAGGGAATCAAAGttctccttctttgcatGCTCAACACATGGATCATTCTCTTAGAAATTCACTAGATCATTCAGGCGACGTTATTCAAGTCAAGAGACGAAATTTACCTTCCTCTGGAAGAAAATCAGAACATCGTAAGACATTTGACTTTGCAGCGTATCAACATTCAAAGGACAATTTCAAGAGGGTTTTCTCGGATTCCTCCTTGTACAGTATGAATTCCAAAACGAGACCAACCTCTttgattgttgatgataaatTGCTCGATTTATCAATGAACAATGAATCTTTGCATTCAAATGCACTAGCCCTTATTTcccaaaatcaaaataccAACTCATTGAACCAAAATTTAACGACTAACTCAACATCAAATAGATCAGATAGTAAAGTTACGAAAAGCAAACACTCAACAACGTCTCCTCTTGATAATCATGGGATTATCATAGGCAgttcaaataatgaaattttAGCTACGCATTCAACAGCAAACTTCTTATTtgcctttttctttcaccTATTCAACATATTCTTTGGCATTTGCATATACCTCCCTCTATAcataattttcaaattgggTTTTGTTTCGGTGCTTGCACTAAGCGTCTCATTGTACATATGGTATTCAAATACAACTATAACGATCAATACTCAGCCATCTCCCACATTTAACTAA
- a CDS encoding uncharacterized protein (PKUD0A07910; similar to Saccharomyces cerevisiae YOR018W (ROD1) and YFR022W (ROG3); ancestral locus Anc_1.358), translating into MPKSRRSKLPLFDIRVNSVDKDTVVLKGPATDAAPTLLAGTIALSVTEPLHVKKMKLKVYATLSYRWDEKVQNQKGHTYTRPFTFSKMVYCFDWDQINLERFLHTHDPLYSQFSRTTSSNSLENIKNGVGFTTGTLTRSNRSSGTNLKRMESTTTLNSIGSSSSIPGLLSSSTNGDIKSHKSLTNLSSLNLSSFTPYSHSSSTDPVILQPGNYEFPFQCFLDGTIPESIIGHPCCDLVYRLQCTIERGRFSTPIITRKLLHVVRTMSPDNAELSETVAVDNTWPGKIDYSLSSPTKAVAIGSSIQVHMNMQPLTKGLKLGSIKVKLVELGTFSTIHRQHSDERALTTKHIPRVTLNKDGIDLWSEDALSDEEGVFFRSHNLVLSHDRWEATTTIQLPPSLESMTQDLDILNMCKVRHKLKFSIALINPDGHVSELRATLPITLFISPFVPVRVKRIDQYDDPFFSSGYEDVTIHTSDETILFQHEDVTANIMHQLYEVQPHHNHVNDVEDVEGVVPTPNINTQDLMAPPNYDDRVFDRMFYASNAGAEEIGPGSTITNLQNEVHEEAVSDTEDVEDNTLTELNPFSSRPRKHKKPVFSIADDDDGDSVITNQFDQQSKSSSSKNESISNSALDSRPVISGPSFNSGEKMPINHLPINNTLMTPGVLTPVQHLSRATSFSNEHPFYTPVVPGSMNSIDDNMLNEMKKPPPYDVAVHSIATVSDLTPMYPSSESDLRGNLHILDSRLQNIRKSRIEGHGSPNIHSHSAASLPYTKRNSYGHSIIANSHSQNVTPSLSRNISSSSLSSRRHGEVHHLPTLQMGTISRFDVGSPSRSLVTTPGSELNQNIYRGKPGSSENDEYFTTPEISINMHDVNKVLSSPKAAHVSDHNTVGYAQSPVKNLRKKAEKEKEKPGALTAISRKSSGLFMSLKPSTHK; encoded by the coding sequence ATGCCGAAATCTAGAAGGTCCAAATTACCCCTTTTTGACATCAGAGTGAATTCTGTGGATAAGGATACGGTTGTTCTCAAAGGTCCAGCGACAGATGCAGCTCCAACGTTGTTGGCTGGTACAATTGCGTTGTCTGTTACTGAACCATTGCatgtaaaaaaaatgaaactAAAAGTTTATGCAACTTTGAGTTATCGTTGGGATGAAAAAGTGCAGAATCAGAAGGGTCACACATATACAAGACCTTTTACATTCAGTAAAATGGTCTATTGTTTTGATTGGGACCAAATAAATTTGGAGAGATTTTTACATACGCACGATCCGTTGTATTCACAGTTCTCAAGGACAACATCATCGAACAGTTTAGAGAATATAAAGAATGGTGTGGGATTCACTACAGGGACTCTGACTCGGTCAAATCGCAGTTCAGGAACAAATCTGAAGAGGATGGAATCGACTACCACTTTAAATTCTATAGGTTCGTCTAGCTCAATACCAGGATTGCTATCATCAAGTACTAATGGTGATATCAAGTCCCACAAATCGTTGACCAATTTGTCATCACTGAATTTATCCTCATTTACGCCATATTCTCATAGCTCTTCAACAGATCCAGTGATTTTGCAACCAGGAAATTACGAGTTCCCATTCCAGTGTTTCCTTGACGGAACTATACCCGAAAGTATAATCGGTCACCCATGCTGTGATTTGGTTTATAGGTTGCAATGTACGATTGAACGTGGCAGGTTTTCGACTCCTATAATAACTAGGAAATTGTTACATGTTGTCAGAACAATGTCTCCAGATAATGCGGAACTTTCAGAAACGGTTGCTGTTGACAACACTTGGCCGGGGAAAATTGATTATTCCTTGAGCTCTCCCACGAAAGCTGTTGCTATTGGTTCATCAATTCAGGTGCATATGAATATGCAACCACTAACTAAGGGATTAAAATTAGGATCCATCAAGGTGAAACTAGTTGAACTTGGGACTTTTTCTACTATTCATAGGCAGCATTCGGATGAGAGGGCTTTGACAACTAAACATATCCCTCGAGTCACTCTTAACAAAGATGGAATTGACCTATGGTCTGAAGATGCTCTATCAGATGAAGAGGGTGTATTTTTCAGATCCCATAATCTTGTATTATCGCATGATAGATGGGAGGCTACAACGACTATTCAGCTTCCACCTTCCTTGGAGTCGATGACGCAAGATTTAGATATCTTGAATATGTGCAAAGTTAGACATAAGCTGAAGTTTTCTATTGCATTGATCAATCCGGACGGCCATGTTAGTGAACTACGTGCTACTTTACCTATAACGTTATTTATTAGTCCATTTGTGCCAGTGAGGGTGAAGAGAATCGACCAGTACGATGATCCATTTTTCTCAAGTGGGTACGAAGATGTGACAATCCATACTTCTGATGAAACCATTCTATTCCAGCACGAAGACGTTACTGCTAATATTATGCATCAATTGTATGAAGTACAGCCTCACCATAATCATGTTAATGATGTGGAAGATGTCGAAGGCGTAGTTCCAACACCTAATATCAACACACAAGATTTAATGGCACCACCCAACTATGATGATCGGGTATTTGATAGAATGTTCTATGCGTCAAATGCTGGAGCAGAGGAAATAGGACCGGGATCCACCATCACAAACCTTCAAAACGAGGTCCATGAAGAGGCGGTTAGCGACACAGAGGATGTAGAGGACAATACATTAACCGAGCTGAatccattttcaagtaGGCCGAGAAAGCATAAAAAACCTGTTTTCAGTATagcagatgatgatgatggtgattcAGTAATAACGaatcaatttgatcaacaaagtaaatcttcttcatccaaAAATGAATCCATTTCAAATTCCGCTCTAGATTCACGTCCTGTTATTAGTGGACCTTCGTTTAATTCGGGGGAAAAGATGCCCATCAACCATCTACCCATAAATAATACACTGATGACACCTGGTGTCTTAACACCAGTTCAACATTTATCCAGAGCAACATCATTTTCCAATGAACATCCGTTCTATACACCAGTCGTACCTGgttcaatgaattcaattgatgataacATGTTGAACGAAATGAAGAAACCACCACCATACGATGTTGCTGTTCATTCAATTGCTACCGTTTCGGACTTGACTCCTATGTATCCATCGTCCGAATCGGACTTGAGAGGTAATTTGCACATTTTAGATTCAAGATTGCAAAACATtagaaaatcaagaataGAAGGTCATGGATCACCAAATATTCATTCACACTCTGCGGCGTCACTGCCATAtacaaagagaaacagTTACGGACACTCAATAATAGCTAATAGCCATTCACAGAACGTAACACCGTCATTGTCAAGGAATatctcatcatcatcactatCATCCAGACGGCATGGAGAGGTGCACCATTTACCAACTCTACAGATGGGTACGATATCAAGATTTGATGTGGGATCTCCTAGTAGAAGCTTAGTGACGACACCAGGTTCCGAATTGAATCAAAACATTTACAGGGGGAAGCCTGGAAGCTCTGAGAATGATGAATATTTCACCACGCCCGAGATCTCTATCAACATGCACGATGTAAACAAGGTATTGTCATCTCCCAAGGCAGCACATGTAAGTGACCATAATACAGTTGGTTATGCACAGAGTCCAGTTAAGAACTTGAGAAAGAAGGCcgagaaggagaaggagaaaccTGGGGCCCTTACAGCAATTTCTAGGAAGAGTAGCGGGCTATTTATGAGTCTGAAACCATCAACACATAAGTAG
- a CDS encoding uncharacterized protein (PKUD0A07950; similar to Saccharomyces cerevisiae YER041W (YEN1); ancestral locus Anc_3.540), translated as MTIDGFWNEVSKKIDLNKHRVTFRDYAYEFYHKNQRFLNVGIDIFQWIFEHGCSVEGGLEQSRGITSLSENEHVIALIVAGISSKLKTLTGLPINFVIVFDGKLKNEKMRWSRVEEEHSSLIFEKKYREGLDYVRSNQHITKGKCVEAVMKLLEAWNVSYIVAPGDGEIELARLNDAGIIDAIISNDADSFAYGAKTILRNYSRYKEDKPASGRSTERLNLEYMVTPVTMKMLNEINLDTHKIMFIACCQGDDFSKGISSMGIKKAWALATIEVKDFDPVHELRNIYVSKNKLDYIQGKLPYGYEQRKRLLKDYQEKLKQSIKDHGRLYFGRVTASNITLPKDYIFASHYYPHFAPMIFKHRHTDTNMLELQGSLPVAISLPELPQPLSVKSVHGSRIYVKCGNNSTYPEHVMEFTDYVSGPQIENFNSDYYHWFERIKYNAIFTLTKSNKSNLEGMEYVSDYLGGSFVWRAILNKEKLGLETSSVFIKATKVVKFSSQEATFYQVKYYPRKIFKKLLNLPDFRLDENFNEIQDKIEHVWLPEQLLKSHCNGIEIIRYYKANKTPGSTDKKLSKTKNVTPQKATLDYYSKTDKSPITILNKSLPVLNIFNASKHNLEDRSVGTSPSKKLKLGQVEGRLFQRNHSIVIPLNNKIGNTGIIDKAQTPDDPETYRVLNNANTANIGQLNESFLNLTDDDADISSELSFTKFLNDAKAKDKADQRHFEVTPASEVSDKKSTNSSKLVSTLGNNDTFGRKHLKKNNNAVLRGPSFMDQVTRLQEVPAGPVTSETDFSFEDDSEIKHVLLGLKRKQHGDDKEIAQTHTQEKIDLTSDDPFDDDSTFLRGIDNLESNLQTKPQNILPAKNSGNDNIYEINGPGKCISEQVGEYNVDLTILTPSREFEGNEGGDRCNEIPLGSHNTFIEIEADDYATEAKSCFSASMVDITTEYRKSGITSVEDKSHNNPPFYSAKDSSGDVLLAENTSDDDLSML; from the coding sequence ATGACAATAGATGGATTTTGGAATGAAGTGTCGAAAAAAATAGATCTGAATAAACATCGAGTTACTTTTAGAGATTATGCGTATGAATTCTATCATAAAAATCAACGATTCCTAAATGTTGGAATAGACATTTTCCAGTGGATATTTGAGCATGGTTGTTCTGTGGAGGGAGGGCTAGAACAAAGTAGAGGTATAACATCGTTGTCGGAAAATGAGCATGTGATAGCGCTCATTGTTGCCGGTATATCGAGTAAACTCAAAACTTTGACTGGCCTACCAATTAATTTTGTTATCgtttttgatggaaaacTGAAGAACGAAAAAATGCGATGGAGTAGAgtggaagaagaacatAGTTCACtaatctttgaaaaaaaatatagagaAGGGCTGGACTATGTGAGATCCAATCAGCATATAACTAAGGGAAAATGTGTTGAAGCTGTCATGAAATTACTCGAAGCATGGAACGTGAGCTATATTGTAGCACCGGGTGATGGTGAAATCGAATTGGCCAGACTAAACGATGCTGGCATTATTGATGCTATTATCTCGAATGATGCAGATAGTTTTGCATATGGAGCCAAAACTATTCTCCGAAACTACTCACGGTACAAGGAAGACAAACCAGCATCTGGGAGATCCACTGAACGACTTAATCTAGAATATATGGTTACTCCAGTGACCATGAAAATGCTTAACGAGATTAATTTAGATACTCACAAAATTATGTTCATTGCATGTTGTCAAGGtgatgatttttcaaaaggaaTTTCATCTATGGGAATCAAGAAAGCTTGGGCGTTAGCTACTATTGAGgtcaaagattttgatcCTGTGCATGAACTGAGAAATATATATGTAAGCAAAAACAAGCTGGATTATATACAGGGAAAACTTCCTTATGGATATGAACAACGAAAAAGGCTTTTAAAGGACTATCAAGAAAAGTTGAAACAAAGTATAAAAGATCATGGAAGACTATATTTTGGACGAGTCACAGCTTCGAACATTACACTGCCAAAAGACTACATATTTGCGTCTCATTATTATCCTCACTTTGCACCGATGATATTTAAACATAGGCACACTGACACTAATATGTTAGAATTACAAGGTTCTTTGCCTGTTGCTATTAGCCTTCCGGAACTACCCCAACCATTGTCAGTAAAATCAGTACATGGAAGCCGAATATACGTTAAATGTGGGAACAATTCCACGTACCCCGAGCATGTTATGGAGTTTACAGATTATGTCTCTGGGCCACAAATCGAAAATTTTAACAGTGATTATTACCATTggtttgaaagaatcaagTATAATGCTATTTTCACTCTAACAAAGTCAAACAAAAGCAATCTAGAAGGCATGGAATATGTTTCAGATTACTTGGGTGGCTCGTTTGTTTGGAGAGCTATTCTTAATAAGGAAAAACTAGGTCTAGAAACCTCTTCGGTTTTTATCAAAGCTACAAAAGTTGTAAAGTTTTCATCTCAAGAAGCTACCTTTTACCAAGTGAAATACTATCCtagaaaaatattcaaaaaacttttgaatttgcCTGATTTTCGTTTagatgaaaatttcaatgagATTCAAGATAAAATTGAGCATGTGTGGCTACCCGAACAGCTCCTTAAAAGCCATTGCAACGGAATTGAAATTATCAGATATTATAAAGCTAATAAAACACCAGGGAGCACTGATAAAAAACTTTCTAAAACTAAGAATGTAACTCCACAAAAGGCAACTTTGGACTACTATAGCAAAACTGACAAATCTCCTATAACAATACTAAATAAATCGCTCCCagttttgaatatattCAATGCTTCTAAACACAATTTGGAGGACCGCTCTGTGGGTACATCACCCAGTAAAAAGCTTAAGCTCGGTCAAGTAGAAGGAAGACTTTTTCAACGCAATCATAGTATAGTGATCCCACTGAATAATAAGATTGGTAACACTGGCATAATTGACAAAGCCCAAACACCCGACGATCCAGAAACGTACCGTGTTCTGAACAATGCTAATACAGCCAATATAGGCCAACTAAACGAATCATTCCTAAACCTTACCGATGACGATGCAGATATTTCTAGCGAGTTAAGCTTCACAAAGTTTCTTAACGACGCAAAGGCTAAAGATAAAGCTGATCAGCGTCATTTCGAGGTAACCCCCGCATCAGAAGTTTCCGATAAGAAATCTACTAATTCATCTAAACTAGTAAGTACGCTGGGTAACAATGATACATTCGGGagaaaacatttgaaaaagaataatAATGCTGTTTTAAGAGGACCGAGTTTTATGGATCAGGTCACAAGGTTGCAGGAAGTACCTGCAGGACCGGTTACCTCGGAGactgatttttcttttgaggATGACTCAGAAATAAAACATGTACTCTTAGGATTAAAGAGAAAGCAACATGGAgatgataaagaaattgcacaaacacacacacaggaaaaaattgatttaaCCTCAGACGACCCATTTGATGACGATAGTACATTTTTACGTGGAATAGACAACCTTGAGTCTAACCTACAGACTAAACCTCAAAATATATTGCCTGCAAAAAATAGTGGAAATGATAACATATATGAGATAAATGGACCTGGAAAGTGTATATCCGAACAAGTGGGGGAATATAATGTTGACCTTACAATTTTGACTCCAAGCAGAGAATTTGAGGGGAATGAAGGAGGTGACAGGTGCAATGAAATACCATTAGGATCGCATAATACTTTTATTGAAATAGAAGCCGACGACTATGCTACTGAGGCTAAAAGTTGTTTTTCTGCAAGTATGGTTGATATAACAACAGAATACCGTAAATCTGGCATCACTAGTGTCGAAGACAAATCACATAATAATCCTCCATTCTATTCAGCAAAAGATAGTAGTGGCGACGTACTGTTGGCTGAAAATACAAGTGATGACGACTTGTCAATGTTGTAA
- a CDS encoding uncharacterized protein (PKUD0A07930; similar to Saccharomyces cerevisiae YBR057C (MUM2); ancestral locus Anc_3.269), with amino-acid sequence MDSTTFANGNYKSYSQIDTSSLYPASNTTSSNPNVDIWNNLTHSQLQNELSNTRTATSAANSTLSNSASHYDTATSFPTSLPGSNTNTGKSKLSNVEMDPLSFQMLQLSTKDPSSSLSNANTPSMIQNSYFSNSNIGFNRQFNDTEKENNNSKSINAVSNQRTNLHPHNNTNWPNSNTYTSYLLQQQQQHQAQGQAQEPLTNHHVQAAQNYQHFNYKSKPTSQPPSYNNPTQSQFLSNQLNYFNTNTNSNTNNVTSPNHNNHQFTSSFDPRNLKKTITHEPLTAEDEQFDNESYRTKLQLKDIIISKLESELEKMKEFHDTVLKTKGNTQGDFEVPKNYEELYHKLVDKIQSTEAELNDTKLRLESLVTAISMNPNPTNYKNGRYDEQEVSHKIISKLKLLSEENEELSRMLSYGKSKEKDIEIALLRKQNNDLLEKVSKLEAKLNDTK; translated from the coding sequence ATGgattcaacaacttttgCCAACGGTAATTACAAAAGTTACTCACAGATCGACACTTCTTCTCTATATCCCGCCTCCAATACCACTTCCAGCAATCCGAATGTCGATATCTGGAACAACTTAACACACTCCCAGCTTCAGAATGAACTCTCCAATACTAGAACCGCCACTTCTGCCGCTAACAGCACCCTCTCAAATTCTGCTTCTCATTATGATACGGCAACTTCATTCCCAACCTCCTTGCCAGGATCGAATACCAATACAGGTAAGAGTAAACTATCCAACGTCGAAATGGATCCGCTATCTTTTCAGATGTTGCAATTGTCGACAAAAGATCCTTCCTCATCATTGTCAAATGCGAACACTCCTTCAATGATCCAAAATTCTTACTTCTCCAACTCAAATATCGGGTTCAATCGCCAATTTAATGATACAGAGAAAGAGAACAACAACTCTAAATCTATTAACGCCGTCTCAAACCAAAGAACTAATTTACATCCTCATAATAATACAAACTGGCCCAATAGTAACACTTATACTAGTTATCTattacaacaacaacagcaacatcaGGCTCAAGGGCAAGCTCAGGAACCCCTCACGAATCATCACGTCCAAGCTGCGcaaaattatcaacattttaATTATAAGTCTAAGCCAACCTCTCAACCCCCATCATATAATAACCCAACTCAATCACAATTTTTGAGTAATCAACTGAACTATTTTAATACTAATACCAATTCTAACACCAACAATGTTACTTCACCTAACCACAATAATCACCAGTTTACAAGTAGTTTTGATCCTAGAaatctgaaaaaaacaataactCATGAACCATTAACTGCTGAAGATGAACAGTTTGATAATGAAAGTTATAGAACTAAATTGCAATTGAAAGACATCATTATTTCTAAATTGGAATCTGAATTAGAGAAGATGAAGGAATTCCATGATActgttttgaaaacaaaaggaaatacACAAGGTGATTTCGAGGTACCTAAAAATTATGAAGAACTATATCACAAGTTAGTCGATAAAATTCAATCAACTGAGGCAGAATTAAACGATACAAAACTAAGACTAGAATCGTTAGTTACTGCTATTTCAATGAATCCTAATCCGACCAATTATAAAAATGGTAGATATGATGAGCAAGAAGTCTCTCATAAGattatttcaaagttgaaaTTACTCTCCGAAGAAAACGAAGAATTATCTAGAATGCTAAGTTATGggaaatcaaaggaaaaagatATAGAAATAGCATTAttaagaaaacaaaataatgATTTATTAGAGAAAGTCTCCAAATTAGAAGCAAAATTAAATGATACCAAGTAA
- a CDS encoding uncharacterized protein (PKUD0A07940; similar to Saccharomyces cerevisiae YBR058C (UBP14); ancestral locus Anc_3.270), with translation MEDINLDSIIVPHPSDRVFKDDCMFSFDTAFDSPGLDICMTCHQAFSRGEHNYTSMHGEFYDHRVFLNYKKIKKVQKGEQQPHKIMKLEIKEKAEDELFDTKCAIYLQNTDTTIEYPNSQLPVKVSQAADALIHFTSSEKKEEIKAWEQEIKPCRHSISINQSTIPNLQLKKCNDCELKENLWICLHCGNLGCGRAQFGGVSGHSHAMKHQKSHPDHCVAVKLGSLSTDIADCYCYECDDEVKVPNLAVLLKTYGIDITNFVRTEKSLTELQIEQNVQWDFKISGDANGEIKPVFGEGLTGFKNLGNSCYMASCLQVLFSLGSFREAFFNPDGMPLDKILGNLKPYEDLETQLFKVGDGLHSGRYSVPDESTTEVVKYQRGIKPSGFKSLIGQGHPEFSTMLQQDAFEFWTYLIDKIEKERLTGQIDESPTNSLKLVLEDKIKCTNCKGVRIKKEVTDNISIPISIKQLKAKKDGEKVYQPTTITNSISFWNSPELFEYECPMCKCKQPATKKTSFKTTPRYLVLNPQRIVLENWTPSKVSVPLTLEEKICLEPFKSEGLLADEIELPEEDSAQEFKFDEDAMSKLLEVGFTENRAKHALYATGNNDAEAAMNWLFSHMEDSDIDKPFTLQCDNLSSKGPLENVDKEKLANLTVMGFDEKLSVKALVLNDGNMEAAVEWLFTHPEDDGVLPELEVKVDISKKLEAEKGSYDYEIVGVICHKGSSVHSGHYVAFIKKMIDGASHWVLFNDEKVVLASSENLKELETCGYVYVYQRIDV, from the coding sequence ATGGAAGACATCAATCTTGATTCAATTATAGTCCCTCATCCTTCAGATAGAGTTTTTAAAGATGATTGtatgttttcatttgataCAGCCTTTGATTCACCAGGATTAGACATCTGTATGACATGCCATCAAGCATTTTCAAGAGGTGAACACAATTATACCAGCATGCATGGGGAATTCTATGATCACCGGGTATTTCTTAACTAcaaaaagatcaaaaaagttcaaaaggGAGAGCAGCAGCCGCATAAGATCATGAAATTagaaataaaggaaaaggcTGAAGATGAATTATTTGATACCAAATGTGCAATTTATTTGCAAAACACAGATACGACTAttgaatatccaaataGTCAACTGCCAGTGAAAGTTTCACAAGCTGCAGATGCCTTGATTCATTTTACGTCTTcagagaagaaggaggaaattAAAGCATGGGAACAGGAAATCAAGCCATGTAGGCATTCTATTTCAATTAATCAATCAACAATACCGAATTtgcaattgaagaaatgtaATGATTGTGAACTAAAGGAAAACTTATGGATATGTTTACATTGTGGTAACTTGGGATGTGGTAGAGCACAATTTGGAGGAGTTTCAGGACATTCACATGCTATGAAACATCAAAAATCACACCCCGATCATTGTGTTGCCGTTAAATTGGGATCTCTGTCCACAGATATTGCAGACTGCTATTGCTATGAGTgtgatgatgaagttaaAGTTCCAAACCTAGCTGTATTATTAAAAACATATGGAATTGATATCACCAACTTTGTTAGAACAGAGAAATCATTAACCGAACTACAAATAGAACAAAATGTCCAATGGGATTTCAAGATTTCAGGAGATGCAAATGGTGAGATAAAGCCCGTCTTCGGTGAAGGACTTACTGGATTTAAAAATTTGGGTAATTCGTGCTATATGGCATCATGCTTACAAGTGTTATTCAGTCTGGGGTCATTTCGGGAGGCATTCTTCAATCCTGACGGGATGCCACTTGATAAAATACTAGGTAATTTAAAACCATATGAGGATTTGGAGACGCAGCTTTTCAAAGTTGGTGATGGTCTGCACAGCGGAAGATATTCCGTGCCAGACGAGAGTACTACGGAGGTAGTTAAATATCAACGCGGGATTAAACCTTCTGGATTTAAGTCGCTTATAGGCCAAGGACATCCAGAATTCAGCACGATGTTGCAACAGGATGCCTTTGAGTTTTGGACGTACCTAATAGACAAGATTGAGAAGGAGAGATTGACTGGTCAAATTGACGAATCTCCTACCAATTCCTTGAAATTGGTGTTAGAggataaaataaaatgtaCCAATTGTAAAGGTGTTAGGattaaaaaagaagtaACAGATAATATAAGTATTCCGATTTCAATCAAGCAATTGAAAGCAAAGAAAGATGGTGAGAAGGTATACCAGCCAACTACAATTACCAATAGCATAtctttttggaattctCCTGAACTGTTTGAGTATGAATGTCCAATGTGTAAATGCAAACAACCCGctacaaagaaaacatctttTAAGACAACTCCCAGATATCTTGTGCTGAATCCGCAGCGTATTGTTCTCGAGAATTGGACTCCTTCTAAAGTTAGTGTCCCTTTGACTcttgaggaaaaaatttgTCTTGAACCGTTCAAATCAGAAGGTTTACTTGCcgatgaaattgaattgCCGGAAGAAGATTCCGCACAAGAGTTTAAATTTGATGAGGATGCGATGTCAAAATTGCTCGAGGTGGGCTTCACCGAGAATCGTGCTAAACATGCGCTATATGCTACGGGTAACAATGATGCAGAGGCTGCAATGAATTGGCTATTCTCACATATGGAAGATAGTGACATCGACAAGCCATTCACTCTTCAATGTGACAATCTAAGCTCGAAAGGACCGTTAGAAAATGTGgataaggaaaaattaGCTAATCTCACAGTAATGGGATTCGATGAAAAATTAAGTGTTAAAGCGCTGGTTTTGAACGATGGCAATATGGAAGCAGCTGTAGAATGGTTATTTACTCATCCAGAAGATGATGGGGTATTGCCAGAGCTGGAAGTTAAAGTAGACATCAGTAAAAAATTAGAGGCAGAGAAAGGAAGTTATGATTATGAAATAGTTGGGGTTATATGCCATAAGGGAAGTTCTGTACATTCAGGGCACTATGTTGCAtttataaagaaaatgattgaTGGTGCTTCCCATTGGGTTTTATTTAACGACGAAAAAGTTGTTCTTGCAAGCAGTGAAAATTTAAAAGAGTTAGAAACATGTGGTTATGTTTACGTGTATCAACGAATTGATGTTTAA